Proteins encoded in a region of the Rhizobium sp. CC-YZS058 genome:
- a CDS encoding ATP-binding protein — protein MPVTSYPFIDIAVHERVRAHFAQGDAVCLFAPDLSSVLWSNGEGAALFGEAFIYDFLDAGPATGDVAFRQLQAAARALTSVGEIRRFTIRIPQGFRSLTVGASVERIALRPGEQAVLFATPRPGGPLSPSQAAARMISGFDDPDTHMAVLDGEGAIVAASPGFSALAMQPRTLAHLVAAVGRDSDWLLKRPVPTGRGTLPAAIGKLSDTPALHLLFAVETILGHLDASPDFDEAPPASPPVRGDAPAAEASTPAPVAAPTSTEVAAPLLDDAHDLSAEEQAPFEWEAPAPAEDEAAVEIPSEARIDPDHGADTADDVSPDAPHTADREAADAPEQTDQSEPAPSLPETMAEETRADLEDRPADDVAAEEQSEEPAIEAVPKGTAPSSEPLQDETAGLPAPRFVFDRAMRAVRFVWKIGADGRFSEISPDFALAVGPRAADVIGQTFEELASRLGLDPDETISTLLRRRDTWSGKTVLWPVEGEALRVPVDLAALPTYSRNRDFDGFRGFGIVRMSDVVTTQTVVIDDAPAAADATAAAPQATMDQEEAAAETPSTLQVEAAAEAPVVQDVPTAGDPRDTPAPAAGPDGDEDDPFHGERPALKLVETPNRRSTDKIVSIEAHRAGTPETLSRAEQAAFREIARQLGTTFGKRTTPPAEPDVPEAPASPSLPEADMSPLQTAAAGEEAQSPLATEAGQSPHEAPDAAEQAAEQTAGVVPGDPQPDAPAAETAPQSDDRPDAVEFDEGSSPTAEAELPALDDAPGDTLHDEMANDSDPNPAAESDDASTDEDDQRGGTEAEAEPAVEDEPAVGGEPAVGGEREAAVETAREEASLNVATLNRMPMAMLVHSGDELYHANPEFLKLTGYATLEELRVEGGLDALFVGDDEGMLDTPDGAVMMIRNDGRLLPVYARLQSIRFEDRGAALMMSLATVAPEPPTPAPPPVTLSLVPPAPPPVATEVSDAEVSQTSDLQGALETAEARAAALGMEAEELRSILETATDGVVVIGADGEIRSLNRSASALFNYDDAEVRAKPFAMLFAHESQRAVMDYLAGLSGHGVASVLNDGREVIGREAGGGFIPLFMTMGRLSSSNGYCAVIRDITQWKRSEEELRAAKRAAETANAHKTEFLARVSHEIRTPLNAIIGFSDMMASEHFGPIGNARYVEYAGDIGRSGRHVLDIVNDLLDISKIEAGEMELDFAEVDINEAVSEAVALVQPQANMQRVIIRTSLPGTVPAVVADQRSIKQIALNILSNAIRFTPSGGQIVVSTAYEPNGSVILRIRDTGIGMTRSELDQAMKPFRQVTTGARKRGDGTGLGLPLTKAMTEANRATFSIHSAPNEGTLVEVAFPSQRVLAD, from the coding sequence ATGCCCGTCACGTCCTACCCCTTTATCGATATCGCCGTTCACGAACGGGTGCGCGCGCATTTTGCGCAAGGGGATGCCGTCTGCCTGTTTGCGCCGGATCTGTCCTCGGTGCTCTGGTCGAATGGCGAGGGCGCGGCGCTGTTCGGCGAGGCCTTCATCTACGACTTTCTCGATGCAGGCCCGGCCACGGGCGATGTCGCCTTCCGGCAGCTGCAGGCCGCAGCCCGTGCGCTGACCTCCGTCGGCGAGATCCGCCGCTTCACCATACGCATTCCGCAGGGCTTCCGCAGCCTGACGGTCGGCGCCTCGGTGGAGCGCATCGCGCTTCGCCCGGGCGAGCAGGCCGTGCTCTTCGCCACCCCGCGGCCTGGTGGGCCGCTCAGCCCTTCGCAGGCGGCGGCGCGAATGATTTCCGGCTTCGACGATCCCGATACGCACATGGCGGTGCTGGATGGCGAAGGGGCGATCGTTGCCGCCTCGCCGGGCTTTTCGGCTCTTGCCATGCAGCCTCGGACGCTTGCTCATCTGGTTGCCGCCGTCGGGCGCGACAGCGACTGGCTGCTGAAACGGCCGGTGCCGACCGGCCGTGGCACCCTGCCTGCCGCGATCGGCAAATTGTCCGATACGCCGGCCCTGCATCTTCTCTTCGCCGTGGAAACCATTCTCGGCCATCTCGATGCCTCGCCCGATTTCGACGAGGCCCCGCCGGCTTCGCCGCCGGTTCGCGGGGACGCGCCGGCTGCCGAGGCCTCAACGCCTGCGCCTGTCGCGGCCCCGACCAGCACCGAAGTCGCCGCGCCGCTTCTCGACGATGCGCATGACCTCTCCGCCGAGGAGCAGGCCCCGTTCGAGTGGGAGGCCCCGGCCCCGGCCGAGGACGAGGCCGCAGTCGAGATTCCGAGTGAGGCCCGCATCGACCCCGATCACGGCGCGGACACCGCGGACGACGTGTCGCCGGATGCACCGCACACCGCAGACCGTGAAGCAGCGGACGCCCCAGAACAGACCGATCAGTCCGAGCCCGCGCCATCCCTGCCGGAAACCATGGCAGAGGAGACACGTGCGGACCTTGAGGACAGGCCAGCCGACGACGTCGCAGCGGAGGAGCAGAGCGAGGAACCCGCGATCGAAGCGGTCCCCAAAGGGACTGCCCCCTCTTCCGAGCCGCTGCAGGACGAGACCGCAGGTCTCCCTGCGCCGCGCTTCGTCTTCGACCGGGCGATGCGCGCGGTGCGCTTTGTCTGGAAGATCGGCGCGGACGGCCGTTTCAGCGAAATTTCTCCGGATTTCGCGCTCGCCGTCGGTCCGCGGGCGGCCGATGTGATCGGCCAGACGTTCGAGGAACTGGCAAGCCGGCTCGGGCTCGATCCGGACGAGACGATTTCCACGCTCCTGCGCCGGCGCGACACATGGTCGGGCAAGACCGTGCTCTGGCCGGTCGAGGGCGAGGCGCTGCGCGTCCCTGTGGATTTGGCGGCGCTGCCCACCTATTCCCGCAACCGCGATTTCGACGGGTTCCGCGGCTTTGGTATCGTGCGCATGTCGGACGTGGTGACGACGCAGACGGTGGTCATCGACGACGCACCTGCTGCAGCAGACGCGACGGCGGCGGCGCCGCAGGCCACGATGGATCAAGAGGAGGCTGCGGCCGAAACGCCTTCCACATTGCAAGTGGAGGCTGCTGCCGAAGCCCCCGTTGTGCAGGATGTGCCGACCGCAGGGGACCCGCGCGACACACCGGCGCCGGCGGCTGGCCCCGATGGCGATGAGGACGATCCGTTCCATGGCGAGCGCCCGGCGCTCAAGCTTGTGGAAACGCCGAACCGGCGCTCGACCGACAAAATCGTGTCCATCGAGGCACACCGCGCGGGAACGCCGGAAACGCTGAGCCGCGCCGAACAGGCGGCCTTCCGCGAGATTGCCCGCCAGCTCGGCACGACCTTCGGCAAGCGGACGACGCCGCCTGCCGAACCCGATGTGCCCGAAGCGCCAGCATCCCCGTCGCTTCCCGAAGCCGATATGTCCCCCCTTCAAACCGCTGCGGCGGGCGAGGAGGCGCAGTCCCCGCTCGCGACGGAGGCTGGGCAATCGCCGCATGAGGCGCCGGACGCAGCTGAGCAGGCAGCAGAACAGACGGCGGGTGTGGTGCCGGGCGACCCGCAGCCCGACGCCCCTGCCGCAGAGACAGCTCCGCAGTCCGACGACCGCCCGGATGCGGTGGAGTTTGATGAGGGTTCCAGTCCGACGGCCGAAGCCGAACTGCCGGCGCTGGACGACGCGCCAGGCGACACGCTTCACGACGAGATGGCGAACGATTCCGACCCGAACCCCGCGGCCGAGTCCGACGACGCCAGCACTGACGAGGACGATCAGCGCGGCGGAACGGAGGCAGAGGCCGAGCCGGCCGTCGAGGACGAGCCGGCCGTCGGGGGCGAGCCGGCCGTCGGGGGCGAGCGTGAAGCGGCAGTCGAGACGGCCCGCGAGGAGGCCTCGCTGAATGTCGCGACGCTGAACCGCATGCCGATGGCCATGCTCGTCCATAGTGGCGACGAGCTCTACCACGCCAATCCGGAATTCCTGAAGCTGACCGGCTATGCGACGCTCGAGGAGCTGCGCGTCGAGGGCGGGCTGGATGCGCTGTTCGTCGGCGACGATGAGGGCATGCTGGATACGCCGGACGGCGCGGTGATGATGATCCGCAATGACGGACGGCTGCTGCCCGTCTATGCGCGGCTGCAATCGATCCGCTTCGAGGATCGTGGCGCCGCGCTGATGATGTCGCTGGCAACCGTCGCGCCGGAACCGCCCACCCCTGCCCCGCCGCCCGTGACCCTGTCGCTCGTCCCTCCGGCGCCGCCGCCGGTGGCGACGGAGGTGTCGGATGCCGAGGTTTCGCAGACCTCCGATCTTCAGGGAGCGCTCGAGACCGCCGAAGCACGCGCTGCAGCGCTCGGCATGGAGGCCGAAGAGCTGCGCTCGATCCTGGAAACGGCGACCGACGGCGTGGTAGTGATCGGCGCGGACGGCGAAATTCGCTCGCTGAACCGTTCGGCCAGCGCCCTGTTCAACTATGACGATGCGGAAGTGCGGGCAAAACCCTTTGCCATGCTCTTTGCCCATGAGAGCCAGCGGGCGGTGATGGATTATCTTGCCGGCCTCTCCGGCCATGGCGTGGCAAGCGTGCTCAATGACGGGCGCGAGGTGATCGGCCGCGAGGCGGGCGGCGGCTTCATTCCGCTGTTCATGACCATGGGCCGTCTCTCCTCCTCCAACGGCTACTGCGCCGTGATCCGCGACATCACCCAGTGGAAGCGCTCGGAAGAGGAATTGCGCGCCGCCAAGCGGGCTGCCGAAACGGCCAACGCGCACAAGACCGAATTCCTGGCCCGCGTCAGCCACGAGATCCGCACGCCGCTGAACGCCATCATCGGCTTCTCCGACATGATGGCGAGCGAGCATTTCGGCCCGATCGGCAATGCGCGCTATGTGGAATATGCCGGAGACATCGGCCGGTCCGGCCGGCATGTGCTCGACATCGTCAACGACCTCCTCGACATTTCCAAGATCGAGGCCGGCGAGATGGAGCTCGATTTCGCCGAGGTCGATATCAACGAAGCGGTGTCGGAGGCCGTGGCGCTGGTGCAGCCGCAGGCGAATATGCAGCGGGTGATCATTCGCACCTCGCTGCCCGGCACGGTTCCGGCTGTCGTGGCGGATCAGCGCTCGATCAAGCAGATCGCGCTCAACATCCTCTCAAACGCCATTCGCTTCACGCCGTCGGGCGGACAGATCGTCGTGTCGACCGCCTATGAGCCGAATGGCAGCGTGATCCTGCGCATCCGCGACACCGGCATCGGCATGACCCGCAGCGAGCTCGACCAGGCCATGAAGCCCTTCCGCCAGGTGACCACCGGTGCGCGCAAGCGCGGCGACGGCACGGGCCTCGGGCTGCCGCTGACCAAGGCGATGACCGAGGCGAACCGCGCCACCTTCTCCATCCACTCGGCGCCGAACGAAGGCACGCTCGTCGAAGTCGCCTTCCCCTCGCAGCGGGTGCTGGCCGACTGA
- a CDS encoding acetoacetate--CoA ligase, translating into MESTLPLWEPSAAFAAETPMRAFMEACATRFGQRFDTVDAFHAWSVAERGAFWSAVWDVCGVIGLKGERALVDEGHMTEARFFPDATLNFAENLLRKTGPGDALVFRGEDRVRARMSFDALHALVSQLQQAMLASGIGVGDRVAAMMPNLPETIALMLAATSIGAIWSSCSPDFGEQGIVDRFGQIEPKLFVACDGYWYNGKRQDVADKVVAVAARLDAPVMIVPYCGDAEGLAARIPGARTLAQAIAPFAARAIAFTPLPFSHPVFILFSSGTTGVPKCIVHGAGGTLLQLMKEHRFHCGAREGDKVFYFTTCGWMMWNWLAAGLASGETLCLYDGSPFHPSGAVLFDYAQEEGFSIFGTSAKYIDAVRKAGLRPAETHDLAPLRLITSTGSPLSPEGFSFVYEGIKPDVQLASISGGTDIVSCFVLGNPLKPVWRGEIQGPGLGLAVDVWDEEGRPVRGEKGELVCTKAFPSMPVMFFNDPDGAKYRAAYFERFANVWCHGDFAEWTAHGGLIIHGRSDATLNPGGVRIGTAEIYNQVEQMEEVAEALCIGQDWEDDVRVVLFVRLAPGVTLTDDLEKAIRTRIRSGASPRHVPARIVAVADIPRTKSGKIVELAVREVVHGRPVKNKEALANPEALALFEKLDALSR; encoded by the coding sequence ATGGAATCAACCCTGCCGCTCTGGGAGCCGTCTGCTGCTTTTGCCGCCGAAACGCCGATGCGTGCCTTCATGGAGGCATGTGCGACACGCTTTGGGCAGCGCTTTGACACGGTGGATGCATTTCACGCCTGGTCGGTCGCCGAGCGCGGCGCGTTCTGGAGCGCCGTCTGGGATGTCTGCGGCGTGATCGGGTTGAAGGGCGAGCGGGCGCTGGTGGACGAGGGCCACATGACCGAGGCCCGCTTCTTCCCCGACGCCACGCTCAATTTCGCCGAAAACCTTCTGCGCAAGACCGGCCCGGGCGATGCCCTGGTGTTCCGGGGCGAGGACAGGGTGCGCGCCCGCATGAGCTTCGATGCGCTGCATGCGCTGGTTTCGCAGCTGCAGCAGGCCATGCTTGCCAGCGGCATCGGGGTCGGCGACCGGGTGGCGGCGATGATGCCGAACCTGCCGGAAACCATCGCCCTGATGCTCGCCGCAACCTCGATCGGCGCCATCTGGTCGTCCTGCTCGCCGGATTTCGGCGAACAGGGCATCGTCGATCGCTTCGGCCAGATCGAGCCGAAGCTGTTCGTCGCCTGCGACGGCTATTGGTACAATGGCAAGCGGCAGGATGTGGCCGACAAGGTGGTGGCCGTGGCCGCGCGTCTGGATGCGCCGGTCATGATCGTCCCCTATTGCGGCGATGCCGAAGGCTTGGCCGCCCGCATCCCGGGAGCGCGGACGCTTGCGCAGGCGATCGCCCCCTTCGCCGCCCGCGCCATTGCCTTCACGCCGCTGCCCTTTTCCCACCCGGTCTTCATCCTCTTCTCTTCCGGGACGACCGGCGTGCCGAAATGCATCGTGCATGGCGCAGGCGGCACGCTCCTGCAGCTGATGAAGGAGCATCGCTTTCACTGCGGCGCGCGGGAGGGCGACAAGGTCTTCTACTTCACCACCTGCGGCTGGATGATGTGGAACTGGCTTGCCGCCGGTCTCGCCAGCGGCGAAACGCTCTGCCTCTACGATGGCTCCCCCTTCCACCCGAGCGGCGCGGTCCTCTTCGACTACGCACAGGAGGAGGGGTTCTCGATCTTCGGCACCTCGGCTAAATATATCGACGCCGTGCGCAAGGCCGGTCTACGGCCGGCCGAGACCCATGATCTCGCGCCGCTGCGGCTGATCACCTCCACCGGCTCGCCGCTTTCGCCGGAAGGTTTCTCTTTCGTCTATGAGGGTATCAAGCCGGATGTGCAGCTTGCCTCCATTTCCGGCGGCACCGACATCGTCTCCTGCTTCGTGCTCGGCAATCCGCTGAAGCCCGTCTGGCGCGGCGAGATCCAGGGTCCCGGCCTCGGTCTGGCCGTCGATGTCTGGGATGAGGAGGGCCGGCCGGTGCGCGGCGAGAAGGGCGAGCTGGTCTGCACCAAGGCCTTTCCCAGCATGCCGGTCATGTTCTTTAACGATCCGGACGGGGCGAAATACCGCGCCGCCTATTTCGAGCGCTTCGCCAATGTCTGGTGCCACGGCGACTTCGCCGAATGGACGGCGCATGGCGGCCTCATCATTCACGGTCGCTCGGATGCAACGCTCAATCCCGGCGGCGTGCGGATCGGCACGGCCGAGATCTACAATCAGGTGGAGCAGATGGAGGAGGTCGCCGAGGCGCTGTGCATCGGCCAGGACTGGGAGGATGACGTGCGCGTCGTGCTCTTCGTCCGGCTCGCGCCTGGCGTCACCCTCACCGACGATCTGGAAAAGGCGATCCGCACCCGCATCCGCAGCGGCGCATCGCCGCGCCATGTGCCGGCCCGCATCGTCGCCGTCGCCGATATTCCGCGTACCAAATCCGGAAAGATCGTCGAACTGGCGGTGCGCGAGGTCGTCCACGGCCGCCCGGTCAAGAACAAGGAGGCGCTCGCCAACCCGGAGGCGCTGGCGCTCTTCGAGAAGCTGGACGCCTTGTCACGCTAG
- a CDS encoding polyamine ABC transporter substrate-binding protein: protein MAALALFSSAGLAAAQERVVNVYNWSDYIDQSIIEEFTKETGIKVVYDVYDSNEVLETKLLAGGSGYDVVVPTASFLQRQIAAGVYQKLDKSKLPNLTNMWDVVTKGVATFDPGNEYSVDYMWGTTGLGYNVDKLKAALGTDQKPGWDVLFDPAKAAKLKDCGIYVLDSPTDVIPSVLVYLGLDPNSTKPDDLAKAEETLLAVRPFIRKFHSSEYINGLANGDICLALGYSGDVFQARDRAAEAKAGVTVDYSIPPQGAQIFFDVMGIPADAQHVEEAHEFINYMMKPEVAAKASNFVYYANGNKASQQFLNKDVIEDTAIYPPDDVMAKLFTVPPLDPKAQRVVTRLWTKVTTGQ from the coding sequence ATGGCCGCGCTTGCGCTTTTCAGTTCGGCGGGCCTCGCGGCGGCGCAGGAGCGCGTCGTCAACGTCTACAACTGGTCCGATTATATCGACCAGAGCATCATCGAGGAGTTCACCAAGGAAACCGGGATCAAGGTCGTCTACGACGTCTATGATTCCAACGAGGTGCTGGAAACCAAGCTGCTTGCCGGCGGGTCCGGCTATGATGTCGTGGTGCCGACCGCCTCCTTCCTCCAACGGCAGATCGCCGCCGGCGTCTACCAGAAGCTCGACAAGTCCAAGCTGCCGAACCTCACCAATATGTGGGATGTGGTGACCAAGGGTGTCGCCACCTTCGATCCGGGCAATGAATACAGCGTCGACTATATGTGGGGCACGACGGGCCTCGGCTACAATGTCGACAAGCTGAAGGCCGCGCTCGGAACCGACCAGAAGCCGGGCTGGGATGTGCTCTTCGACCCTGCCAAAGCGGCCAAACTCAAGGATTGCGGCATCTACGTGCTCGACAGCCCGACCGACGTGATCCCCTCGGTGCTGGTCTATCTGGGTCTTGATCCGAACAGCACCAAGCCGGACGATCTCGCCAAGGCCGAAGAGACCCTGCTCGCCGTTCGCCCCTTCATCCGCAAGTTCCATTCCTCCGAATATATCAACGGCCTTGCCAACGGCGATATCTGCCTGGCGCTCGGCTATTCGGGCGACGTCTTCCAGGCGCGCGACCGTGCCGCCGAAGCAAAGGCCGGCGTGACCGTGGACTACTCGATCCCGCCGCAGGGCGCGCAGATCTTCTTCGACGTCATGGGCATCCCGGCCGACGCTCAGCATGTGGAAGAGGCGCATGAATTCATCAACTACATGATGAAGCCGGAGGTAGCGGCCAAGGCGTCCAACTTCGTCTACTACGCCAATGGCAACAAGGCCTCGCAGCAGTTCCTGAACAAGGACGTGATCGAAGACACGGCGATCTACCCGCCGGACGATGTCATGGCCAAGCTCTTCACCGTACCGCCGCTCGACCCCAAGGCGCAGCGCGTCGTCACGCGGCTGTGGACCAAGGTGACGACGGGACAGTAA